The Polyangium aurulentum genomic interval CGCCGGGCCCGTCGGCGCTTTGACGCGGCCATGACGCAGCCCGACGTACGCGGCGCGCGACAAAGGCCGCCCAAGGTGCATGCGCGTCGTGCAACAATCGGCGCATGACTGCCGAGCGCTCGATCACGCTCACCATCGACGGCCGCGCCGTCACCGTGCGGGAGGGGACCACGATCTGGGAGGCGGCGAAGGCGCTCGGGATCGACATCCCCGTCCTCTGCCACGACGAGCGCATGCGCCCGGTCGGCGTCTGCCGCGTTTGCGTGGTCGACGTCGGCGCGCGAACGCTCGCGGCCTCGTGCGTGCGGCCCTGCGAGGAGGGGATGAAGGTCGCGACGGCGACGGACAAGGTCGAGCGCCAGCGCCGCATGCTCGTCGAGCTGTTGATGAGCGACCAGCCCGCCGAGTGCCCGAAGGAGAGCACCACGGGCGATAACGAGCTGTTCGCGCTCGCGCGGCGCTACGGGGCGAAGGGCGACAGCCTGCCGCGCGGGGCGGGGCGAGGCGAGGATCGGTCGTCGAAGGTCATTGCGGTGAACCACGACGCGTGCATCCTCTGCGACCGGTGCGTGCGCGGCTGCGACGAGATCCAGCACAACGACGTCATCGGCCGGACGGGCAAGGGATACGGGGCGCGCATCGCTTTCGATCTCGACAAACCGATGGGCGAGAGCACGTGCGTTTCGTGCGGGGAGTGCATGGCGGTCTGCCCCACGGGCGCGCTCGTGAACAAGCCCGTGAGCGCCGAGATCAAGCCGCGCGTGCATTTGAAGCAGATCGACAGCGTTTGCCCTTATTGCGGCGTCGGCTGCGCGCTCACCTATCACGTCGACGAGGAGGCGAACCGCATCGCATACGTCGACGGCCGGGGGAGCGCGGTGAACGACGAGCGGCTCTGCGTGAAGGGCCGCTATGGCTACGATTACGCGATGCACCCGCAGAGGCTCTCGAGGCCCCTGATCCGGCGGGACGAGGCCTACCCGAAGGGCTCGCTCTCGGACGCGGCCGAGGAGGCGCGCAAGGGCCGGCGAAAAGGGCACCTCGTGCGCTACGAGGACGTCCTGCCCGCCTTCCGTGAGGCCTCGTGGGACGAGGCGCTCGATCTGGTGGCGCGCAGGCTGAAGGAGACGCGCGATCGGCATGGCGGCGGGGCGCTCGCGGGGTTCGGATCGGCCAAGTGCTCCATCGAGGAGGCGTACGTCTTCCAGAAGCTCGTGCGCGCGGTTTTCGGCACGAACAACGTGGATCATTGCACGCGGCTTTGCCATGCGTCGTCCGTGGCGGCGCTGCTCGAGGGCATCGGCTCGGGCGCGGTGACCAATACGTTCGGCGGGATCGCGCAGGCGGACGTGGCGCTGCTCGCGGGGACGAACACGACCGCGAATCACCCGGTGGCCTCGTCGTTCTTCAAGCAGGCGGCGGCGCGCGGGACGAAGCTCATCGTGGTCGATCCGCGCCGCCCCGACGTCGCGCGCTACGCGTGGCGCTACGCGCGCATCCGCCACGGCACCGACGTCGCCTTTTACAACGGCCTGATGAACGTGATCCTGGCCGAGGGACTGCAGAAAGACGATTACATCCGAGCTCACGCGAGCGGATTCGAGGCGCTCCGGGAGACCGTCGCGCGCTACACCCCCGAGGTGGCGGGCGAGATCTGCGGGGTCGCGCCCGAGCTCATCCGCGAGATCGCGCGGGCTTATGGCTCGGCGCGGGCGGCGATCACGTTCTGGGGGATGGGCATCTC includes:
- the fdhF gene encoding formate dehydrogenase subunit alpha gives rise to the protein MTAERSITLTIDGRAVTVREGTTIWEAAKALGIDIPVLCHDERMRPVGVCRVCVVDVGARTLAASCVRPCEEGMKVATATDKVERQRRMLVELLMSDQPAECPKESTTGDNELFALARRYGAKGDSLPRGAGRGEDRSSKVIAVNHDACILCDRCVRGCDEIQHNDVIGRTGKGYGARIAFDLDKPMGESTCVSCGECMAVCPTGALVNKPVSAEIKPRVHLKQIDSVCPYCGVGCALTYHVDEEANRIAYVDGRGSAVNDERLCVKGRYGYDYAMHPQRLSRPLIRRDEAYPKGSLSDAAEEARKGRRKGHLVRYEDVLPAFREASWDEALDLVARRLKETRDRHGGGALAGFGSAKCSIEEAYVFQKLVRAVFGTNNVDHCTRLCHASSVAALLEGIGSGAVTNTFGGIAQADVALLAGTNTTANHPVASSFFKQAAARGTKLIVVDPRRPDVARYAWRYARIRHGTDVAFYNGLMNVILAEGLQKDDYIRAHASGFEALRETVARYTPEVAGEICGVAPELIREIARAYGSARAAITFWGMGISQHTHGTDNARCLIALCLLTGNVGREGTGLHPLRGQNNVQGASDAGLIPMMYPDYQRVSDPAIRERFEKAWGVPLDPVPGLTVTEITTAALEGKIRALYCMGENPFLSDPNVNKVKKALAKLDFLVVQDIFLTETAEFADVILPATSYLEKQGTYTNTDRRVQIGRPALRAPGEARLDWEIVCEIARRMGYPMNYGKVEEIFDEFTGLTDAYKGLDYDILGKGGRLWPAPDRAAEDGIQILFDDGFPTPDGRGKLVPCEYTPARELPDSEYPFVLNTGRLLEHWHTGTMTRRSYALDAIMPEAFVEVHPDDLARLGVKVGEQVRVSSRRGAIELAARSSTSVAPGSVFIAFHFREAAANVLTIDAVDPMGKIPEFKFCAVRVERAAASADAAE